In the genome of Pseudomonas putida, one region contains:
- the hslO gene encoding Hsp33 family molecular chaperone HslO: MSDLPDTDFTQRFIFDDRDIRGEWVALDQSYAEVLARHPYPQPVAALLGELMAATALLVGALKFDGLLVLQARSQGPIPLLMVECSSDRDIRGMARYEADQIPADATLAQLMPDGHLTLTIDPIKGQRYQGTVDLDGANLSECFTNYFVQSQQLNTRFWLDANGGKARGLLLQQLPVDRERDEEEREGSWQHVVALAGTLKPEEWALDNETLLHRLYHEDAVRLFDIEPLRFHCSCSRERSGNALVSLGEEDAKALVEECGGKVEIDCQFCNERYFFDASDVAQLFAGGGTDAPSDTQH; the protein is encoded by the coding sequence ATGAGCGATTTGCCGGATACCGACTTCACCCAACGCTTCATCTTCGACGACCGCGATATCCGCGGCGAGTGGGTGGCGCTCGATCAGAGCTATGCCGAAGTGCTGGCCCGTCATCCTTACCCTCAGCCTGTCGCCGCGCTGCTCGGCGAGCTGATGGCAGCCACCGCATTGCTGGTGGGGGCACTCAAGTTCGACGGCCTGCTGGTGCTTCAGGCGCGCTCTCAGGGGCCGATCCCTCTGTTGATGGTCGAGTGCTCCAGCGACCGGGATATCCGCGGCATGGCGCGTTATGAGGCGGACCAGATTCCCGCTGACGCCACCCTGGCGCAGCTGATGCCCGACGGACACCTGACCTTGACCATCGATCCGATCAAGGGCCAGCGCTACCAGGGCACCGTGGACCTCGATGGTGCCAATCTGTCGGAATGCTTCACCAACTACTTTGTCCAGTCGCAGCAGCTCAACACACGTTTCTGGCTCGACGCCAACGGTGGCAAGGCCCGTGGCCTGCTGCTGCAGCAATTGCCGGTCGATCGTGAGCGCGACGAAGAGGAGCGCGAAGGCAGCTGGCAGCATGTCGTGGCCCTGGCAGGCACCCTCAAGCCCGAGGAGTGGGCGCTGGACAACGAAACCCTGCTGCACCGCCTCTACCATGAGGACGCCGTGCGCCTGTTCGACATCGAGCCTCTGCGCTTCCATTGCAGCTGCTCGCGCGAGCGTTCCGGCAATGCGTTGGTCAGCCTCGGCGAGGAGGATGCCAAGGCGCTGGTGGAGGAGTGTGGTGGCAAGGTTGAGATCGATTGCCAGTTCTGCAACGAGCGCTATTTCTTCGATGCGAGCGATGTAGCGCAATTGTTTGCAGGTGGTGGCACCGACGCGCCGTCAGATACTCAGCACTGA
- a CDS encoding phosphatase PAP2 family protein — protein MDNRPLFQARWSWGPLVACTLLPVALLCFWLWPFGQILCLTLDEWLFHSLNAPLADNTAWRYVWTVGSLRPFDIVVGLILLALLIRGNWVFKATQVREAFFGFLVTLFLLVVVRVLFSKWVALMGWQHNSPSMVLDNVVHLSDYYPNLEAKWELKDRSSQSFPGDHASVLLIWALFMSLFSRSVVQRLVIWGLAVLFMLPRLVAGAHWGQDDYIGGLLMAVLALGWSCHTPLAAKASATLLRWTAPLFGRLAQLPLVGRMSVVRMA, from the coding sequence ATGGACAATCGACCACTGTTCCAAGCAAGGTGGTCCTGGGGACCCCTGGTAGCCTGTACCCTGCTGCCTGTTGCTCTACTGTGTTTCTGGTTATGGCCTTTTGGCCAGATCCTGTGCCTGACTTTAGACGAGTGGCTGTTCCACAGCCTCAATGCGCCTTTGGCCGACAATACCGCCTGGCGATACGTCTGGACTGTAGGCAGCCTGCGTCCCTTCGACATTGTCGTCGGTCTGATCCTGTTGGCCCTGTTGATCCGGGGCAATTGGGTATTCAAGGCAACTCAGGTGCGCGAAGCCTTCTTTGGTTTTCTGGTCACGCTTTTCCTCTTAGTGGTGGTTCGCGTGCTGTTTTCCAAGTGGGTGGCGCTCATGGGCTGGCAACACAACAGCCCATCGATGGTCCTCGACAACGTGGTCCATCTGAGCGACTACTATCCGAACCTGGAAGCCAAGTGGGAACTCAAGGACCGCTCCAGCCAGAGTTTTCCGGGCGATCACGCCTCGGTGCTGTTGATCTGGGCGCTGTTCATGAGCCTGTTCAGTCGAAGCGTGGTACAGCGGCTGGTGATCTGGGGCCTGGCCGTGCTGTTCATGCTGCCGCGCCTGGTGGCGGGCGCCCATTGGGGCCAAGACGACTATATCGGCGGATTGCTGATGGCCGTGCTGGCCCTGGGCTGGAGCTGCCACACGCCGCTGGCGGCCAAGGCCAGCGCGACGTTACTGCGCTGGACGGCCCCCCTGTTCGGGAGGCTGGCGCAACTGCCGCTGGTGGGCAGGATGAGCGTCGTTCGGATGGCCTGA
- a CDS encoding RNA-binding S4 domain-containing protein — translation MTHKAEEDDKVRLDKWLWAARFYKTRALAKAAIESGKVHCRGERCKPGKEPRVGDEFVLRTGFDERTVVVKALSDVRRGAPQAQTLYEETEESVRRREQVAEMRKAGAIGVTTDGRPTKKQRRQIHQLHGSYE, via the coding sequence ATGACCCATAAAGCGGAAGAAGACGACAAGGTGCGCCTGGACAAATGGCTTTGGGCGGCGCGGTTCTACAAGACGCGCGCCTTGGCCAAGGCGGCCATCGAAAGTGGCAAAGTGCATTGCCGGGGTGAGCGCTGCAAGCCGGGGAAGGAGCCTCGGGTGGGTGATGAATTCGTGCTGCGTACGGGATTCGATGAACGCACCGTTGTGGTCAAGGCATTGTCGGATGTGCGCCGCGGCGCCCCGCAGGCGCAGACCCTGTACGAAGAGACCGAAGAAAGCGTTCGGCGCCGTGAGCAGGTGGCCGAGATGCGCAAGGCCGGCGCGATCGGTGTGACCACCGATGGGCGACCGACCAAGAAGCAGCGGCGTCAGATTCACCAGTTGCACGGCAGCTATGAATGA
- a CDS encoding ATP-dependent zinc protease family protein, whose protein sequence is MKTFDHLTVIGLREWVALPDLGLAGLRAKIDTGASTSSLHATDVEPFERDGQPWVRFTAHLGSVVQLRHRRCEAPLVTMKTIKSSNGQAQVRYVIRTPLALGDRVWEVEFTLACRKNMRYRLLLGSKALIHGQLVVNPGLKYVQDKPAFPVTLSPVTGAA, encoded by the coding sequence GTGAAGACATTTGACCATCTGACTGTAATCGGTTTGCGCGAGTGGGTCGCTCTGCCCGACCTCGGTCTGGCGGGCCTGCGCGCCAAGATCGATACCGGCGCCAGCACCTCAAGCCTGCATGCCACGGACGTCGAGCCTTTCGAGCGCGACGGCCAGCCGTGGGTGCGTTTCACCGCTCATCTGGGCTCGGTGGTGCAATTGCGCCACCGCCGCTGCGAGGCACCCCTGGTCACGATGAAAACCATCAAGAGCTCCAACGGCCAGGCCCAGGTCCGCTATGTGATCCGCACGCCACTGGCGCTGGGCGACCGCGTCTGGGAAGTGGAATTCACCCTGGCCTGTCGCAAGAACATGCGCTATCGCCTGTTGCTCGGCTCCAAGGCACTGATCCACGGCCAGCTGGTGGTCAACCCTGGCCTGAAATATGTTCAGGACAAACCGGCTTTTCCAGTCACCCTTTCCCCTGTCACAGGTGCTGCATGA
- the rimK gene encoding 30S ribosomal protein S6--L-glutamate ligase, translating into MKIAVLSRNPRLYSTRRLVEAGTQRGHEMVVIDTLRAYMNIASHKPQIHYRGKPLEGFDAVIPRIGASVTFYGCAVLRQFEMMGVYPLNESVAIARSRDKLRSLQLLSRRGIGLPITGFAHSPDDIPDLIQMVNGAPLVIKVLEGTQGIGVVLCETTKAAESVIEAFMGLKQNIMVQEYIKEAGGADIRCFVVGDKVIASMKRQAKPGEFRSNLHRGGVASLIKITPEERMTAIRAAKVMGLSVAGVDILRSNHGPLVMEVNSSPGLEGIEVTTGKDVAGMIIEHLEKNGGPNQTRTKGKG; encoded by the coding sequence ATGAAGATCGCTGTGCTGTCGCGCAATCCGCGTCTGTATTCCACCCGCCGCCTGGTCGAAGCCGGTACCCAGCGTGGCCACGAGATGGTGGTGATCGATACCCTGCGCGCATACATGAACATCGCCAGCCACAAGCCACAGATCCATTATCGCGGCAAGCCGCTGGAAGGTTTCGATGCGGTCATCCCGCGCATCGGAGCGTCCGTCACCTTCTATGGCTGCGCGGTACTGCGCCAGTTCGAGATGATGGGCGTCTATCCACTCAACGAATCGGTAGCCATCGCCCGTTCGCGCGACAAACTGCGCTCCCTGCAGCTGCTGTCGCGTCGTGGCATCGGCCTGCCCATCACAGGTTTCGCCCACTCGCCGGACGACATCCCCGACCTGATCCAGATGGTCAATGGTGCCCCCTTGGTGATCAAGGTGCTTGAAGGTACCCAGGGCATCGGCGTGGTGCTGTGCGAAACCACCAAAGCTGCCGAATCGGTGATCGAGGCGTTCATGGGCCTGAAGCAGAACATCATGGTCCAGGAGTACATCAAGGAGGCAGGCGGTGCCGACATCCGCTGCTTCGTCGTCGGCGACAAGGTCATCGCATCGATGAAGCGCCAGGCCAAGCCTGGCGAGTTTCGCTCCAATCTGCATCGCGGCGGCGTGGCCAGCCTGATCAAGATCACCCCCGAAGAACGCATGACCGCCATTCGCGCGGCCAAGGTCATGGGCTTGAGCGTGGCGGGGGTGGATATCCTGCGCTCCAATCACGGGCCGTTGGTGATGGAGGTGAACTCCTCGCCGGGGCTGGAGGGAATCGAAGTCACGACCGGCAAAGACGTGGCCGGGATGATCATCGAACATCTGGAGAAGAACGGCGGGCCGAACCAGACCCGGACCAAAGGCAAGGGCTGA
- a CDS encoding ATP-binding protein, whose translation MKTPLWFPQSFFARTLWLVLIVVLFSKALTLVYLLMNEDVLVDRQYSHGVALTLRAYWAADEENRDKIAQAAGLIRVTGSGVPEGEQHWPYSEIYQRQMQAELGDDTEVRLRIHAPPALWVNAPSLGPGWLKVPLYPHPLRGQKIWNVLGWFLAIGLLSTASAWIFVRQLNQPLKRLVFAARQLGQGRSVRLPISDTPSEMTEVYRAFNQMAEDVEQAGRERELMLAGVSHDLRTPLTRLRLSLSLMANDSELTDDMVRDIEDMDAILDQFLAFIRDGRDEPVEEVDLGALVREVVAPYNQPEERVRLCLEPIPPFPLRRVSLKRMLGNLIGNALHHAGKGVEVAAYVSGDQSAPYVVLSVLDRGAGIDESELETIFNPFIRGDRARGGKGTGLGLAIVKRIAAQHGGNVELRNRSGGGIEARVRLPLGLLLPRNAV comes from the coding sequence ATGAAAACGCCTCTTTGGTTCCCGCAAAGCTTCTTCGCCCGCACCTTGTGGCTGGTGTTGATCGTCGTCCTGTTCTCCAAGGCCCTGACGCTGGTGTACCTGCTGATGAACGAGGACGTGCTGGTCGATCGCCAGTACAGCCATGGTGTTGCGCTCACGCTACGCGCCTATTGGGCCGCCGACGAAGAAAACCGCGACAAGATCGCGCAGGCGGCGGGGTTGATCCGGGTCACCGGCTCCGGTGTCCCAGAGGGAGAGCAACATTGGCCGTACAGCGAGATCTACCAGCGCCAGATGCAGGCCGAACTGGGCGATGACACCGAGGTGCGGCTGCGCATTCATGCGCCGCCCGCCTTGTGGGTCAACGCACCGAGCCTGGGCCCGGGTTGGCTGAAGGTACCGTTGTACCCCCACCCGCTGCGGGGGCAAAAGATCTGGAACGTGCTGGGTTGGTTCCTGGCTATCGGCTTGTTGTCCACTGCTTCGGCGTGGATCTTCGTGCGTCAGCTCAACCAGCCGCTCAAGCGACTGGTGTTCGCCGCCCGGCAACTGGGTCAGGGGCGCAGTGTGCGTCTGCCGATCAGCGACACGCCGAGCGAGATGACCGAGGTGTACAGAGCCTTCAACCAGATGGCCGAGGACGTCGAGCAGGCCGGGCGTGAGCGTGAATTGATGCTGGCGGGGGTTTCCCATGACTTGCGCACCCCGCTGACTCGTCTGCGCCTGTCGCTGTCGTTGATGGCCAACGACAGCGAGCTGACCGATGACATGGTCCGTGACATCGAGGACATGGACGCGATTCTCGACCAGTTCCTGGCGTTCATCCGCGATGGTCGGGACGAGCCGGTGGAAGAGGTGGACCTGGGCGCGCTGGTGCGTGAAGTGGTGGCGCCCTACAACCAGCCAGAGGAGCGGGTGCGCCTGTGCCTGGAGCCGATTCCGCCGTTCCCGCTGCGTCGGGTGTCGCTCAAGCGCATGCTGGGCAACCTGATCGGCAATGCCTTGCATCATGCTGGCAAGGGGGTCGAAGTGGCGGCCTACGTTTCGGGTGACCAGAGTGCGCCCTATGTAGTGCTTAGCGTGCTGGACCGAGGGGCAGGTATCGACGAGTCGGAGCTGGAGACCATCTTCAACCCGTTCATTCGTGGAGATCGTGCCCGAGGGGGCAAAGGCACCGGGCTGGGGCTCGCGATCGTCAAGCGGATTGCGGCCCAGCACGGAGGCAATGTCGAGTTGCGCAATCGCTCCGGGGGCGGCATCGAAGCGCGGGTAAGGCTGCCGTTGGGGCTGCTGTTGCCACGTAACGCCGTCTGA
- the ompR gene encoding osmolarity response regulator transcription factor OmpR, whose amino-acid sequence MTSTANTAEGEKILIVDDDPGLSSLLERFFTSKGYRARAVPNTEQMDRLLAREVFNLVVLDLMLPGEDGLSACNRLRKANNQIPIIMLTAKGDELSRIKGLELGADDYLGKPFNPDELMARVKAVLRRQTPSVPGAPGSEDETVTFGDYELSLATRELKRGDEVHMLTTGEFAVLKALVMHAREPLTRDKLMNLARGREWDALERSIDVQISRLRRMIEPDPSKPRYIQTVWGVGYVFVPDGNASK is encoded by the coding sequence ATGACCAGCACCGCAAATACCGCTGAAGGCGAGAAGATTCTCATCGTCGATGACGATCCGGGGCTGAGCAGCCTGCTGGAGCGTTTCTTCACCAGCAAGGGCTATCGCGCCCGCGCGGTGCCCAATACCGAACAGATGGACCGCCTGCTGGCCCGTGAGGTCTTCAACCTCGTGGTGCTCGACCTGATGCTGCCCGGTGAGGATGGCCTCTCCGCCTGCAACCGCCTGCGCAAGGCCAACAACCAGATCCCGATCATCATGCTGACGGCCAAGGGTGACGAGCTCAGCCGTATCAAGGGCCTGGAACTGGGCGCCGACGACTACCTGGGCAAACCGTTCAACCCGGACGAGCTGATGGCGCGGGTCAAGGCCGTGCTGCGTCGCCAGACCCCGAGCGTACCCGGCGCTCCTGGCAGCGAGGACGAGACCGTCACCTTCGGCGACTACGAACTGTCGCTGGCCACGCGCGAGCTCAAGCGTGGCGATGAAGTGCACATGCTGACCACCGGTGAGTTCGCCGTGCTCAAGGCCTTGGTGATGCATGCCCGCGAGCCACTGACCCGCGACAAACTGATGAACCTGGCCCGTGGCCGTGAGTGGGATGCCCTGGAGCGCTCCATCGACGTCCAGATTTCGCGCCTGCGTCGTATGATCGAGCCGGACCCTTCCAAGCCGCGCTATATCCAGACCGTATGGGGTGTCGGCTACGTCTTCGTGCCGGACGGAAACGCCAGTAAATGA
- a CDS encoding Tex family protein produces MDSINSRIAEELGVRPQQVEAAVALLDEGSTVPFIARYRKEVTGSLDDTQLRHLEERLRYLRELDERRASILASIEEQGKLTPELAREIKLADTKTRLEDLYLPYKQKRRTKGQIALEAGLGELADGLLNDPQLTPETEAARFIDADKGVADVKAALEGAKYILMERFAEDAALLDKLRGFLKQESVLSARVVAGKEEEGAKFRDYFAHDELLRSVPSHRALAIFRGRNEGVLSASLKVGEELPGTLHPCELMIGSHFGLENRNRPADKWLAEVVRWTWKVKLYTHLETDLFGELRDNAESEAINVFAHNLHDLLLAAPAGPRATLGFDPGLRTGCKVAVVDATGKLLDHTTVYPHAPKNDWDRTISILAALCAKHSVELIAIGNGTASRESDKLIIELVKKYPALKITKIMVSEAGASVYSASELAAREFPDLDVSIRGAVSIARRLQDPLAELVKIDPKSIGVGQYQHDVSQVKLARGLDAVVEDCVNAVGVDVNTASVALLTRISGLNATLAQNIVAHRDANGPFATRAALKKVSRLGEKTFEQAAGFLRVMNGDNPLDASAVHPEAYPLVQRIAADTDRDIRSLIGDSGFLKRLDPKKFTDETFGLPTVTDILQELDKPGRDPRPEFKTATFQEGVEDLKDLEPGMILEGVVTNVTNFGAFVDIGVHQDGLVHISALSEKFVKDPREAVKAGDVVKVKVMEVDIPRKRVGLSMRMSDTPGEKVEGNRGGNRGNGGNRQQQAPRPRETAAAPANNAMAALFANAKQLKKK; encoded by the coding sequence ATGGACAGCATCAACAGCCGTATCGCCGAGGAACTGGGCGTTCGCCCGCAGCAGGTCGAGGCGGCCGTGGCCCTGTTGGACGAAGGCTCGACGGTGCCCTTCATCGCCCGTTACCGAAAGGAAGTGACCGGTAGCCTGGATGACACCCAACTGCGCCACCTGGAGGAGCGCCTGCGCTACCTGCGAGAGCTCGACGAGCGGCGCGCCAGCATCCTGGCCAGCATCGAGGAACAGGGCAAACTGACCCCAGAGCTGGCCCGCGAGATCAAGCTGGCCGACACCAAGACCCGCCTGGAAGACCTCTACCTGCCCTACAAGCAAAAGCGCCGAACCAAGGGGCAGATCGCCCTGGAAGCCGGTCTGGGCGAACTGGCCGACGGCCTGCTCAATGACCCGCAACTGACCCCGGAAACCGAAGCGGCGCGCTTCATCGATGCCGACAAAGGCGTGGCCGACGTCAAGGCAGCCCTGGAAGGCGCCAAGTACATCCTCATGGAGCGCTTCGCCGAAGACGCCGCCCTGCTCGACAAGCTGCGGGGGTTCCTCAAGCAGGAATCGGTGCTCAGCGCCCGCGTGGTGGCCGGCAAGGAAGAGGAAGGCGCCAAGTTCCGCGACTACTTCGCCCATGACGAACTGCTGCGCAGCGTGCCGTCGCACCGCGCCCTGGCGATCTTCCGGGGCCGCAACGAAGGTGTGCTGAGCGCATCGCTTAAGGTCGGCGAGGAGCTGCCAGGCACCCTGCACCCGTGCGAGCTTATGATCGGCAGCCATTTCGGCCTGGAAAACCGCAATCGCCCAGCCGACAAATGGCTGGCTGAAGTGGTGCGCTGGACCTGGAAGGTCAAGCTCTACACCCACCTTGAAACCGACCTGTTCGGCGAGCTGCGCGATAACGCCGAGAGCGAGGCGATCAACGTCTTCGCCCATAACCTGCACGACCTGCTGCTCGCCGCGCCCGCTGGCCCTCGCGCCACCCTGGGCTTCGATCCGGGCCTGCGTACCGGCTGCAAGGTCGCGGTGGTCGATGCCACCGGCAAGTTGCTGGACCACACCACGGTGTACCCGCATGCACCGAAGAACGACTGGGACCGCACCATTTCCATTCTCGCCGCCCTGTGCGCCAAACACTCGGTGGAGCTGATCGCCATCGGCAACGGCACCGCCAGCCGCGAGAGCGACAAGCTGATCATCGAACTGGTGAAGAAATACCCAGCCTTGAAGATCACCAAGATCATGGTTTCCGAAGCCGGCGCATCGGTATATTCAGCCTCGGAACTGGCTGCCCGCGAATTCCCGGACCTGGACGTCTCGATCCGCGGCGCGGTCTCCATCGCCCGTCGCCTGCAGGATCCGCTGGCCGAACTGGTGAAGATCGACCCCAAATCCATCGGTGTCGGCCAGTACCAGCATGACGTGTCGCAGGTGAAGCTGGCGCGTGGCCTGGACGCGGTGGTCGAGGACTGCGTGAACGCCGTGGGCGTCGACGTCAACACCGCTTCCGTGGCGCTGCTGACCCGCATTTCCGGCCTGAACGCCACCCTGGCCCAGAACATCGTCGCCCACCGCGACGCCAACGGCCCGTTCGCCACCCGTGCGGCGCTGAAAAAGGTCAGCCGGCTGGGCGAAAAGACCTTCGAGCAGGCCGCAGGCTTCCTGCGCGTGATGAACGGTGACAACCCGCTGGACGCCTCGGCGGTGCACCCTGAGGCCTACCCGCTGGTACAACGCATCGCCGCCGACACCGACCGCGACATCCGTTCGCTGATTGGCGACAGCGGCTTCCTCAAGCGCCTGGACCCGAAGAAATTCACCGATGAGACATTCGGCCTGCCGACCGTCACCGACATCCTCCAGGAGCTGGACAAGCCAGGTCGCGACCCGCGTCCTGAGTTCAAGACCGCCACCTTCCAGGAAGGTGTCGAAGACCTCAAGGACCTGGAGCCGGGCATGATCCTCGAAGGCGTGGTGACCAACGTCACCAACTTCGGCGCTTTCGTCGACATCGGCGTGCATCAGGATGGCCTGGTCCACATCTCGGCGCTGTCGGAGAAATTCGTCAAAGACCCACGTGAGGCAGTCAAGGCCGGCGACGTGGTCAAGGTCAAGGTCATGGAAGTGGACATCCCGCGCAAGCGGGTCGGCCTGTCCATGCGCATGAGCGACACACCGGGCGAGAAGGTCGAAGGCAACCGGGGTGGTAACCGCGGCAATGGCGGCAACCGCCAGCAGCAGGCGCCGCGCCCGCGTGAAACCGCAGCCGCACCGGCCAACAATGCCATGGCCGCGCTGTTCGCCAACGCCAAGCAGTTGAAGAAGAAGTGA
- a CDS encoding PaaI family thioesterase: MDIPAEYVESAFSQLLGCRLQRLETGLAEVALALEPHLRNRGQKLHGGAIFSLVDIAMGLACSASHGFDQQSVTIECKINYMRAVSDGEVVCTARVLHAGRRTLVVDADVFQGDKLVAKAQGTFAVL; encoded by the coding sequence ATGGACATCCCGGCCGAATACGTCGAAAGCGCCTTCAGCCAGCTCCTGGGCTGCCGCCTGCAACGCCTGGAAACAGGCCTTGCAGAGGTGGCCCTGGCCCTAGAGCCGCACTTGCGCAACCGCGGCCAGAAGCTGCACGGCGGGGCGATCTTCAGCCTGGTGGACATCGCCATGGGCCTGGCCTGCTCGGCCAGCCATGGCTTCGATCAGCAGAGCGTGACGATCGAATGCAAGATCAACTACATGCGCGCAGTCAGTGACGGCGAAGTCGTGTGCACCGCCCGCGTGCTGCACGCTGGGCGCCGCACGTTGGTGGTCGACGCCGACGTATTCCAGGGGGACAAGCTCGTGGCCAAGGCGCAGGGAACCTTCGCCGTTCTCTAG
- the gshA gene encoding glutamate--cysteine ligase, with translation MSELLNRRLSLLGANLPLLKQCLHGIERECLRVTDQGRLAQTPHPEALGSALTNEQITTDYSESLLEFITPALADPAKVLESLDEIHRFVYTKLGDEYLWSPSMPCTLPAEQDIPIAEYGTSNIGKLKHVYRKGLALRYGRTMQCIAGIHYNFSLPEALWPLLREAEGSEENDRDYQSAAYIALIRNFRRYSWLLMYLFGASPALDKGFLRGHPHQLEELDAETLYLPYATSLRMSDLGYQSNAQAGLTPCYNNLASYTDSLRKAVGTPYPPYVEIGTHKDGEWVQLNTNILQIENEYYSNIRPKRVTYTGERPIQALTSRGVQYVEVRCLDINPFLPVGIDLPQARFLDAFLLFCALDDSPLLESGECGQCTNNFLTVVKEGRRPGLELRRNGQPIGLKDWASELIARIAPLAELLDRAQGGEAHAKALAAQQAKVDDASLTPSAQVLARMAEHDETFVQFSLRQSRLHAETFREQPLSVERQQAFETLARDSLAEQSRLEQQEVGDFDLFVGAYQASILAISN, from the coding sequence TTGAGCGAACTCCTCAACCGCCGCCTGAGCCTGCTCGGCGCCAATCTCCCCCTGCTCAAGCAGTGCCTGCACGGTATTGAGCGCGAATGCCTGCGCGTGACCGACCAAGGTCGCCTGGCCCAGACGCCACACCCCGAGGCCCTGGGTTCAGCGCTGACCAACGAGCAGATCACCACCGACTATTCCGAATCACTGCTGGAGTTCATCACGCCAGCCCTGGCGGATCCGGCCAAGGTGCTCGAGAGCCTTGATGAGATCCACCGCTTCGTCTACACCAAGCTCGGCGACGAATACCTGTGGAGCCCGTCGATGCCGTGCACGCTCCCGGCCGAGCAAGACATTCCGATCGCCGAGTACGGCACCTCCAACATCGGCAAGCTCAAGCACGTCTACCGCAAGGGCCTGGCCCTGCGCTACGGCCGCACCATGCAGTGCATCGCCGGCATTCATTACAACTTCTCCCTGCCCGAGGCGCTGTGGCCGCTGCTGCGCGAGGCCGAAGGCAGCGAGGAAAACGACCGCGACTACCAGTCGGCGGCGTACATCGCCCTGATCCGCAACTTCCGCCGCTACAGCTGGCTGCTGATGTACCTGTTCGGCGCATCGCCCGCCCTGGACAAGGGCTTCCTGCGCGGCCACCCGCATCAGCTCGAAGAGCTGGACGCCGAAACCCTGTACCTGCCCTACGCCACCAGCCTGCGCATGAGCGACCTGGGCTACCAGAGCAATGCCCAGGCCGGCCTGACGCCCTGCTACAACAACCTGGCCAGCTATACCGACAGCCTGCGCAAGGCGGTGGGCACGCCCTACCCGCCCTATGTCGAGATCGGCACGCACAAGGATGGCGAGTGGGTCCAGCTGAACACCAACATCCTGCAGATCGAGAACGAGTACTACTCGAACATTCGCCCCAAGCGCGTTACGTACACCGGCGAACGCCCGATTCAGGCCCTGACATCGCGCGGCGTGCAGTACGTGGAAGTACGCTGCCTGGACATCAACCCGTTCCTGCCGGTGGGCATCGACCTGCCGCAGGCGCGTTTCCTCGATGCCTTCCTGCTGTTCTGCGCCCTGGACGACAGCCCACTGCTGGAAAGCGGCGAGTGCGGGCAGTGCACCAACAACTTCCTCACCGTGGTCAAGGAAGGCCGTCGTCCAGGTCTTGAGCTTCGCCGTAACGGCCAGCCCATCGGGCTGAAAGACTGGGCCAGCGAACTGATCGCCCGCATCGCGCCCCTGGCCGAACTGCTCGACCGCGCCCAAGGTGGCGAAGCGCATGCCAAGGCATTGGCGGCGCAGCAGGCCAAGGTCGATGATGCCTCGCTGACCCCGTCGGCCCAGGTGTTGGCGCGCATGGCCGAGCACGACGAAACCTTTGTCCAGTTCTCGCTGCGCCAGAGCCGCCTCCACGCCGAAACCTTCCGCGAACAGCCACTGAGCGTCGAGCGTCAGCAGGCCTTCGAGACCCTGGCCAGGGACTCGCTGGCCGAGCAGTCGCGCCTGGAGCAGCAGGAGGTCGGTGATTTCGACCTGTTCGTCGGCGCCTACCAGGCCAGCATTCTGGCCATCAGCAACTGA
- a CDS encoding TetR/AcrR family transcriptional regulator gives MSRASTPRKPRASSQARIDTILAAARELLADQGVAGLSIYSVAERAQIPPSSVYHFFASVPALLEALTADVHLAFREALCAPIDSSAFATWHDLSRLIEQRMLDIYNEDAAARQLILAQHGLSEVVQADRQHDMELGELMHKLFDQHFQLPAMPRDVDVFALAMELSDRVYARSMQLHEQITPRMAEEGKRVFEAYLGLYLPPFLPKR, from the coding sequence ATGAGCCGCGCCAGCACCCCGCGTAAGCCGCGCGCCAGCAGCCAGGCGAGGATCGACACGATCCTGGCTGCGGCGCGCGAGCTGCTGGCCGACCAGGGCGTGGCGGGCCTGTCGATCTACAGCGTGGCCGAACGGGCGCAGATCCCACCGTCGTCGGTATACCACTTCTTCGCCAGCGTCCCGGCGCTGCTCGAGGCCTTGACCGCTGACGTGCACCTGGCGTTTCGCGAAGCCCTGTGCGCACCGATCGACAGCAGCGCATTCGCCACCTGGCACGATCTCTCGCGCCTGATCGAGCAGCGCATGCTAGACATCTACAACGAGGACGCGGCAGCGCGCCAATTGATCCTCGCCCAGCATGGCCTGAGCGAAGTGGTCCAGGCCGACCGCCAGCACGACATGGAACTGGGCGAGCTGATGCACAAGCTGTTCGACCAGCACTTCCAACTGCCGGCGATGCCCAGGGACGTGGATGTGTTCGCCCTGGCCATGGAGCTGAGCGACCGGGTCTATGCGCGATCGATGCAGTTGCACGAGCAGATCACCCCACGCATGGCCGAGGAAGGCAAGCGGGTGTTCGAGGCGTACCTGGGGCTGTATTTACCGCCGTTCCTGCCCAAGCGCTGA